The Cyclopterus lumpus isolate fCycLum1 chromosome 1, fCycLum1.pri, whole genome shotgun sequence sequence GAATGGATTCGCAGTAACAGGTCGACATTCAAAgtatacacattaaaaaaataatatatatatatatatatatatatatatttggactTTTTCCAACGTTGTTTGATTTCACAAACTGTggatgttatgtgttataggtcacctgctcacaaaaaaacaccccGCTACGATTGTTAGCTTGaaacccccccatcccccgtTGAGGTTGGTTAATTACAATACAGCAACGTTTTCACACAGTCCAACATTagttaaacattacattttaaaggaagaggaaagaatgATTTGTCGAAGTGCTTCACTAAACGGTGTAAAAGACGTGTGTGTATAAAAGCACACATATCTGACACAATGTTTAGTTCTTGGGATGTCGAAACGGACTATGAATGTGCAATGTTTACATTTCTAaagcccttttttcttttctttttaaacacgTGGTGAACCTCAGCAAATCCTTCAGTACTTTATTACCcttttaataaacacacacacacacacacacacacacacacacagtacacacaagaACACTTGGCCCACGTCTGTGACACTCGTCCACCACAGCTGACTCTTGTGGAGACTCAGTCAGTAGCCAATAAGGAGGGAATATGTCATAATTGATACAATTGGAAAAAGTACAAATTAAAATTGTGCCACAAAAAAAGGTGCGTTTTATAGCGAGTAAATAGGCATTATTAAATTCTCAAAAGGAGACCGCAAGGcccgttttttctttttctttctccgatTGCCTCCAGTTTCATCACTTCgatagtaaaaaaaagaatacaattgTTTCGTCCAGTCGACAATACACTAGATTCTCCGTCATCTTTCCCGCCGGTTGAACTCAAATCGGACTCCATCGCCTTTTTGTTTCACAGCGCAGCACCAAGGAGCACGCGACCATCGACGGTTCTTAATACTCGCAGGCATCACGTCTGCCTGTACGACTTGCACAGAACAAGGCACGGTCAATATGCAGGAGCACGGTCTGATGCGGGCCGCCAATGTGCAgttgaggaaaaagaaaaaaagaaaaaagactccACACATGAGCGGAATATTTGTACATATTTGTTCTTGGTGTGTTGGGCGCTTGCACAGATgccgttcacacacacacacacacacacacacacacacacacacacacacacacacacacacacacacacacacacacacacacacacacacacacacacacacacacacacacacacacacacacacacacacacacacacacacacacacacacacacacacacacacacacacacacacacacacacacacacacacacacacacagtgttagtTAATTACACAAACTGTAGACACTCAGCATTAAAAGGGATCACCTCTACAGGTCTACATTTTACGAACATGGCACCTTTAATAAAGACAACACAGCAAACCGTGAGGCAGCGCCAAAACAAAAACCTCATGACCGGCCCGAGGCGGTCGGATACACTGTATAGCTGTGGTTTTTCTACCATGAATCCAGAGCGACACATGTGGCACCGTTGCATCTGTAGTCCTACTACGATTAAAACGGGTTCACAATTACTTACGCCACCTTCGGCAGTGTGGGTTTCTCAGGGGGAAAAATTACATTATCGTCTTTGGTCTGTCGTCTGGACGGAACAGCTGATCACTCTGCCGAAGCTTCAGAACACtttgtttgatgttttgttttgtggtggatgggaggggggggggggggagacgggacgggacgggacttctacttctacttctactccaGCCCATCACTGGTCCTACAGCAGGGCGTTGGACATGTTGCTGTTCTGCCAGCGCAGGCAGGTGGTCTTGCAGTGCTTGTACAAGTGGGAGGACTGGCTGAAGCGCTTGCCACACTTGAGACAGGCGTAGGGTTTCTCCCCCGTGTGCACGCGGATGTGTTTCTTGCAGTCGGTCAGCGTGAGGAAGGTCTTGCAGCAGATTTTGCATGCGTACTTGCGAGCGCCCTCGACCACCAGGACGTTGTGCTCCGACAGCGCCTTCTTGCACTTGGACAGGACGTCCGCCGAGGCGCGGGTCAGCTGCGGGAGGAGAGAGGTGGTTCTGCCGCCGGTCATGTCGTAGCCGCCGCTCTCGTTCAGCAGCAGGGGACTTGCCAGGCTCGAGGAGGACGAGGCGGCGTCCTGGAGGACCCCGACCACTCCTTCGTCTCCTCCCGCGCCGGCGTTCATTTTCGGAGCTATGCGCCTGTAACCTGGGTATCCCAGGGCGGCGGCAGTCGCTGCCCCTGCTCGCCCCAGGGAGTGGAGGCCCAGACTGGAGCGCTGGAAGTCCAAACCGAAGGGATCTCCCCCTCCACGCCCCCCGTTGCCGATTCCGCCACCTCCTCTGGGGTTCCCCAAACCGTCGTGCAGGGGGCGGAGGAACAAAGACTCGGCTTGAAGGTTGTCTCCGAAACCGTTGCAACTCTCACCGCCGAGCGAACCCGACTgcagaagggaggatgaagcCGAGCCGGACGGCCTTCCAGCTTCCTGCCTGAGCAGGAAGTGGTGTGCCAAGGCGTCGCCAGTCGTCGTGTTGGGGAGGTCGTCTTCTCCAGCGTCCAACCCTGCCCCGCCACTCCCGAAATCCTTGGGGCCGAGGAAGCTGGAGATGCTGAAACCGGGTTTGCCACCCAGCCCGCTATTACACCCGTAGCCTCCCCCGACTCCGGCGCCTCCAGCAATGCTGCCCTTGAGGAGCAGCTGGGAGCCGGGCGGCAGCGGGGAGTCGGAGCTCGGCTGGGGCTCCGAGGTGAAGCTGCGGTCGCTGCTCTCCGGGCTCAGCTCCGCCTTCTCCTCCTGGCCGCCGGGCCCGGCTTGCGATGTCACGTCGCCGATTTCGTCCGCTGGTTCCGGCGAGCTCAGCGGCTCTCGTTTAACCACCACCTGCGTGTAGCAAAGGAGGAGTTTCGTgctatttattgatttttcttACACAGCAGCTAAACTAAAGCAGCATGATTTGCACGCAgatatcatttacatttttgttatgAATTGCACACCTGCATAATTTAAGAACactttaaaatatttcaaaatagtGTTtcacttaaatataaaaatggatttggatttacattttgtttctctcttaTTATCCACCCAAAATCTTATGTTTTATCAgtagttcatttaaaaaaaattgaaatattgTAAGACTTTCATTTGCAAGTTCAAGagttaatgtaaataaatcttACAAATGTTGTGACCAGATGTTGCCTGAGGCTTCAGAGTtcctcacaacaacaacaacaacaacaacatctttaCCCTCTGTTCCTGTTCTTCTGCCTCCTCTGCCCCTGATTTGATCTTCACCCCGGCTCTGTTGAGCTGGATGTCCtgctcctccatgtcctcctccttcctcacgCCGCTCAGCATCCTCCCCGAGTCCCCCCCCACGCAGTGTCCGCTGTCCGACTGGCTGGGCATCTGAGGGTCATCCTGGGGCGGCCCTAGCAGGCCGGTGATGGCGCCGTCCTGTTTGGATTCATCGCCCATTTTGCGGGAGTCTGGGGAGAGCAGCGCTCCCTCCTCCCGCTCCGCATTGGCCCCATCGTCTCCTAGCAGCCCCAGGCCCGGGCCGGAGGGGCGCTGCCTCTGCCGGGGCCTCTCGTCCGACAGgcccagggagagagagggcttGCGTTTTTGGAGACGTCGGATCGGGAAGGAGGCTCTCTGTTCCACCGCCCGACCGCCGGCCACGCTCCCGAcgccatcctcctccatcccgcCCAGAGCCGAGCTCACCAGGCTGAGccccagctgctgcagcaggaaggAGCGCTGCAGCTTGGACGCGGCGGCGTTCGCTGTGAGGTTAGCGCTGGCCGCAAGAGTAGGGTTCGCCGCTGAATCGgcaacctgctgctgctgcctgtgcCTCTGCTGGTCCTGCTGcggggggtggaggtggtggtgggtggggggtctGTCGGACAAGGGGGACATGGGCAGGGTGCGCGTGGTCAGGTAGTGTTTGCAGGCCTTGACTACATTGTTGAGGTGCAGATGCGAGGCGGCGAGGAGGATATCCATCACGTTGCTCTCCCCCAGCATCAGTGTCGAGGTGTACATCATGTCCACCAAGGCGGCGAAGGCCTCGGCGGTCACCACCTGCAAGCACACAGGAAGTtcattgtttgtctctctctccgtctgtctctctctctctttctatgtctatctgcctctatctctatgttcatctgtctgtcagtctcttTGTGTTCGTCCATCtttctctatgtctgtctgtctctccctctttctaaGTTCGTcagtctgcctgtctctctatgtcagtctgtctctatctccgtctctctctctctctgcatgttcatctgtctgtctctttctttgtgttctTACATCTTTCTCtatgtccgtctgtctctccctctttctacgtccgtctctctctctctgtctgtctctcccacCAAGGTTCTTCTGGGAAAGACCTCCCCATGGACATCAGACAAGTGTCCTGCCCccaactaccactactaccagtAATTACTGCCCTCTTTTACACGACTACTCTACTAAAGACCCACACCTCGCTGTCCAGCTGGATCATGTTCATGCTCGAATCTCCCTCTGCGACCGTGAACAGGGCGCGGAAGTGCGTGCTGCAGGCGGCCAGCACCGAGCGGTGGGCCTTGAAGTGTCTGCTGCCCACCACGATGACGCAGTCGCACAGTTGACCGTGGACGCGCTGGTAGTTGAGCTGCTGAAAGATCTGCTCGAAGTGGCCCGGGAAGTCCATGGCCCTGAAGGACGGAGGCAGGCGAAAAGGTGGATTAGTTGATCCACGCAGTTTTGATAAGGGGACACACATTTGCTGCCTCCATACTTGTTCTCAATTTTCTTATATTTCATAGACTATATGATCGTTATTTATGATCCTCAGATCCACTGATtatgaaataatgaatgtaaaaaaacaactaaaaaggGGACTTTTAATAAGGGAGACTTTTTACACAGCCGAAGATGTTTTCATGTGCCAGATTTGTctgtgacgatgatgatgatgatgatgacatttggacaaagagactaaataatAACCCCTGTGATGGGGCGAAAGAGCTGCTGtttacaacaaacaacaaactgcaCTACtgctttgtttagtttagttgtgtttgttgtgttactACTGGGCCCATCTGGATGTTCGTTCGCACAATGACAATAGCTGATCTTTGAATTTCAAAACAATCCAGTGAGATTGTTAACTGAAGTGCACAGTGGGCTTTAAAATAACTCATTACCAGATATTATCTATGAAGTAACGTGGGGCTTTAGTCCGCGTAACGTTAATCGGGGCTGACGTGACGTAACGCAATTACAACACAGCAGCTACAGAAAGCAGTAGCTACATGTCTGATGGCTAGCACAGGTTAACGTGTGACAGGTTACCGTTAGCTAGTTACAGACTCGGCGTCCCGGTGTTACGGCGGTGAGACGGTAACGACATTACCTGGAATCCCCCGCAGCGTCGGTAACGGGAGGCCCCGACCAAGAAACGGACACGGCTAAAGTTAGCTGGCTTGTTGACCAGCGAGTTGCCTGCTAGCTGCGACAGCAGCAGCGCGTTAGCATCCGGTCTCCCGGCTGGACCGCTCGTTGGTGTCGAAGCAGCTCTCCGCCTCCACCGGTTGGAGCAGCAACAGCTAGTTACCGTGTCTGTCGGCGCGTCCCACGTCCCCCATGCGGTCCCACCACCTGACACAATGAATGGTTTCGGCTGAGGGGGGAGTTAGTGCTGTGCGCTTCTCACGGCGACCGTTCGTCTCGAGCGGCCGGACCCATGAGCCGGACACGTCCTGCCGGTGTCACCCAGTCAGATAAAGCAACGGTTAATAAGGCAGACGCTGACTGTCAACCCCTGTGCGGGTCAGACTCGCGTGTTCTTATTTTCTAATCATTGAATCACACAGACGGGTATTTTCCCAACCAGACTCACAGGGTGGCGCTGTGCTCCGCTACCATGCCCGTGACCTCGCCGAGTTGAAGGGGTGCAGTTACCCGTTTCACCACACAGTGTCGCTGCGGCATCCTAAACGCCTTTGTATTCAAAGACTATACAGAGAAATACCCTTTTACTCTATCGTTCTACTGCTGTCTCTTTCCAACTTTCCTTATACTTGTTCGTTATCAACTCAGTTTGGGACAAATTAACaggtatttattttcattatttcaatGGATACATTGCACATAAACCAACACAATGTCCAGTTCATAATATGTTCAAGGAGATGCAATATTGGGAACATCTATATTGCCTCACAACGGCTCAACTATGGAAGGCCAAAAGTGACGTAACACGCCTCTATTTCCGCACgatatatgttttaaaaaaacgctGCTTTTTGCGGCGACgttaaccccccaaaaaagctcCGTGACCTGACGCAAATCCGTTTTTAGCGAAACCGGAAGTACAATGGAGTAAAGCCTCTTGCGTCCAACTcgcgacaacaacaacaactat is a genomic window containing:
- the LOC117737771 gene encoding zinc finger and BTB domain-containing protein 5 isoform X2; the protein is MMYTSTLMLGESNVMDILLAASHLHLNNVVKACKHYLTTRTLPMSPLSDRPPTHHHLHPPQQDQQRHRQQQQVADSAANPTLAASANLTANAAASKLQRSFLLQQLGLSLVSSALGGMEEDGVGSVAGGRAVEQRASFPIRRLQKRKPSLSLGLSDERPRQRQRPSGPGLGLLGDDGANAEREEGALLSPDSRKMGDESKQDGAITGLLGPPQDDPQMPSQSDSGHCVGGDSGRMLSGVRKEEDMEEQDIQLNRAGVKIKSGAEEAEEQEQRVVVKREPLSSPEPADEIGDVTSQAGPGGQEEKAELSPESSDRSFTSEPQPSSDSPLPPGSQLLLKGSIAGGAGVGGGYGCNSGLGGKPGFSISSFLGPKDFGSGGAGLDAGEDDLPNTTTGDALAHHFLLRQEAGRPSGSASSSLLQSGSLGGESCNGFGDNLQAESLFLRPLHDGLGNPRGGGGIGNGGRGGGDPFGLDFQRSSLGLHSLGRAGAATAAALGYPGYRRIAPKMNAGAGGDEGVVGVLQDAASSSSSLASPLLLNESGGYDMTGGRTTSLLPQLTRASADVLSKCKKALSEHNVLVVEGARKYACKICCKTFLTLTDCKKHIRVHTGEKPYACLKCGKRFSQSSHLYKHCKTTCLRWQNSNMSNALL
- the LOC117737771 gene encoding zinc finger and BTB domain-containing protein 5 isoform X1, translated to MDFPGHFEQIFQQLNYQRVHGQLCDCVIVVGSRHFKAHRSVLAACSTHFRALFTVAEGDSSMNMIQLDSEVVTAEAFAALVDMMYTSTLMLGESNVMDILLAASHLHLNNVVKACKHYLTTRTLPMSPLSDRPPTHHHLHPPQQDQQRHRQQQQVADSAANPTLAASANLTANAAASKLQRSFLLQQLGLSLVSSALGGMEEDGVGSVAGGRAVEQRASFPIRRLQKRKPSLSLGLSDERPRQRQRPSGPGLGLLGDDGANAEREEGALLSPDSRKMGDESKQDGAITGLLGPPQDDPQMPSQSDSGHCVGGDSGRMLSGVRKEEDMEEQDIQLNRAGVKIKSGAEEAEEQEQRVVVKREPLSSPEPADEIGDVTSQAGPGGQEEKAELSPESSDRSFTSEPQPSSDSPLPPGSQLLLKGSIAGGAGVGGGYGCNSGLGGKPGFSISSFLGPKDFGSGGAGLDAGEDDLPNTTTGDALAHHFLLRQEAGRPSGSASSSLLQSGSLGGESCNGFGDNLQAESLFLRPLHDGLGNPRGGGGIGNGGRGGGDPFGLDFQRSSLGLHSLGRAGAATAAALGYPGYRRIAPKMNAGAGGDEGVVGVLQDAASSSSSLASPLLLNESGGYDMTGGRTTSLLPQLTRASADVLSKCKKALSEHNVLVVEGARKYACKICCKTFLTLTDCKKHIRVHTGEKPYACLKCGKRFSQSSHLYKHCKTTCLRWQNSNMSNALL